A single region of the Pseudomonas mandelii genome encodes:
- a CDS encoding DUF2388 domain-containing protein, translating into MSRLRLLSAAALLAVAANSHATSFIVTTDAVVGALKSSSDATSDVTSSFRDDKIVRAARDDAASFVASEGAIRGVKLESALDHIRHQAPQLNATDAQLAQAILTI; encoded by the coding sequence ATGTCCCGTCTTCGTCTGCTCAGCGCTGCAGCCCTGCTTGCCGTGGCTGCCAATTCCCACGCGACCAGCTTTATCGTGACCACGGATGCCGTCGTAGGCGCACTTAAGTCCAGTTCCGATGCAACCTCCGATGTCACTTCCTCCTTTCGCGATGACAAGATCGTGCGCGCTGCCCGTGACGACGCCGCCAGCTTCGTCGCCAGCGAAGGCGCCATTCGTGGCGTGAAACTGGAAAGCGCACTTGACCACATCCGCCACCAGGCTCCTCAGCTAAACGCCACTGATGCACAGCTGGCACAGGCCATCCTGACGATCTAA
- a CDS encoding DUF2388 domain-containing protein codes for MRLLSKQLFISVFLAACWSAPTYAFDAFNLSTQGIVVTGYATSMVTAAPFDRKLLIAAHDDAAAFIASDGQLRGAQLESALIYLRRSQPKLHASDLELAQAILVQ; via the coding sequence ATGCGTCTTCTTTCAAAGCAGCTTTTCATTTCAGTATTTCTCGCGGCCTGCTGGTCGGCCCCGACCTATGCCTTCGACGCGTTCAACTTGTCGACCCAAGGCATCGTCGTCACGGGTTACGCCACCAGCATGGTGACCGCCGCCCCCTTCGACCGTAAGCTGCTGATCGCCGCACACGATGACGCTGCGGCGTTCATTGCCAGTGACGGCCAACTACGCGGAGCGCAACTGGAATCCGCGTTGATTTACTTGCGCCGCAGCCAGCCAAAACTTCATGCAAGCGACCTTGAACTGGCGCAG